Proteins found in one Pseudomonadota bacterium genomic segment:
- a CDS encoding L-serine ammonia-lyase, with protein sequence MSISVFDIFKIGIGPSSSHTMGPMNAAREFATGLAADGILGDVHRAEVMLFGSLALTGRGHCTDRAVLLGLEGADPATIDPETIEPTLARIRGEKRLRLAGEREIEFVEANDLVFIGGEQLPRHPNGMRFIALNDADETLRSEEYYSIGGGFITRGHASLEQVVGHAVRIKYPFRSAQDLLDLAAADDLRLDQLAMVNETAWRTEAEVNAGLDHIWQVMQDCVQRGMSREDVLPGSLAVRRRAAKLAKRLREGDADKSDWVNVFAMAVNEENAAGGKVVTSPTNGAAGIVPAVLHYYWEFVDGADIEGVRRFLLVAGTIGMLYKMNASISGAEMGCQGEVGVACSMAAAGLVAAKGGSNTHIENAAEIGMEHNLGLTCDPIAGLVQIPCIERNAMGAVKAINATRMAMHGDGVQKVSLDQVIATMRQTGEDMSHRYKETSLGGLAVNVIEC encoded by the coding sequence GTGAGCATCAGCGTTTTCGATATCTTCAAGATCGGCATCGGCCCGTCCAGTTCGCACACGATGGGCCCCATGAACGCCGCTCGGGAGTTCGCCACCGGCCTCGCCGCTGACGGCATCCTGGGTGACGTGCACCGCGCCGAGGTGATGCTCTTCGGCTCCCTCGCCCTCACCGGACGCGGCCACTGCACCGATCGCGCCGTGCTCCTCGGCCTCGAAGGCGCCGACCCCGCCACGATCGACCCCGAGACCATCGAACCCACGCTCGCCCGCATCCGCGGCGAGAAGCGGCTGCGCCTCGCCGGCGAGCGCGAGATCGAGTTCGTCGAGGCCAACGACCTCGTCTTCATCGGCGGCGAGCAGCTGCCGCGCCACCCCAACGGCATGCGCTTCATCGCCCTCAACGACGCCGACGAGACGCTGCGCAGCGAGGAGTACTACTCCATCGGCGGCGGCTTCATCACCCGCGGCCATGCCTCCCTCGAGCAGGTGGTCGGCCACGCCGTGCGAATCAAGTACCCCTTCCGCAGTGCCCAGGACCTCCTCGACCTCGCCGCCGCCGACGACCTGCGCCTCGACCAGCTCGCCATGGTGAACGAAACCGCTTGGCGCACCGAGGCAGAGGTCAACGCCGGCCTCGACCACATCTGGCAGGTGATGCAGGACTGCGTGCAGCGAGGCATGTCACGCGAGGACGTGCTCCCCGGCTCCCTCGCCGTGCGCCGCCGCGCCGCCAAGCTCGCCAAGCGCCTGCGCGAGGGTGATGCCGACAAGTCCGATTGGGTGAACGTGTTCGCCATGGCCGTGAACGAGGAGAACGCCGCCGGCGGCAAGGTGGTGACATCTCCCACCAACGGCGCCGCCGGCATCGTGCCCGCCGTGCTGCACTACTACTGGGAGTTCGTCGACGGCGCCGACATCGAAGGCGTGCGCCGATTCCTCCTCGTCGCCGGCACCATCGGCATGCTCTACAAGATGAACGCCTCCATCTCCGGTGCCGAGATGGGCTGCCAGGGCGAGGTCGGCGTCGCCTGCTCCATGGCCGCCGCCGGCCTCGTCGCCGCCAAGGGCGGCTCCAACACGCACATCGAGAACGCCGCCGAGATCGGCATGGAACACAACCTAGGGCTCACCTGCGACCCCATCGCCGGCCTCGTGCAGATCCCGTGCATCGAGCGCAACGCCATGGGCGCCGTGAAGGCCATCAACGCCACGCGCATGGCCATGCACGGCGATGGCGTGCAGAAGGTATCGCTCGATCAGGTGATCGCTACGATGCGGCAGACCGGTGAAGACATGTCGCATCGGTACAAGGAGACGTCCCTCGGCGGGCTCGCGGTGAATGTCATCGAGTGTTGA